The following are encoded together in the Paludisphaera mucosa genome:
- a CDS encoding MBG domain-containing protein, translating into MLSTLFVDSAFQGIPVGSQSQPYNTIQAAINAASAGDVVDVAAGIYREDVTVNKRLSLIGADAATTIIEGPIGGVSANTLTVAANQVLVRNFTITRAGNNATDWNDPSLNSQGLYFNQALTSGTVEYCRITGNRNGVYLNSVQNIQLLHDVIDNNRTGVQMVRNVDGTVIEDSDISYNWTVGVLFNFDGVGTVTSNVTISHDAIHDNWYGGVVRRWTTSTAILNVGGNWLGTTAPVTSNVNTSEPAYNVQIPVEYGGTAVNPGGAPDIVNVDANNRIDYGPWLESGASTPGVMGFEGDFSSLIVGPAVPQWSGSPGTIQEGVEELDHGGALHLSAGTYTLEADVVLGKSITLLGPNVGISPRAGGAGRGAEAIVDGGATTFTGSSGYGFALQADFTSLDVEGLTFTHFDGALFDAPLTSVVSVELSSDVFTANNGALFIKSDSSVATAFVVSDDLIANQSMTGVDTAVFRLHNVVSGQFDDNEATAVSGRELFAIYDSLGDATFNDNALNMTGGLVGIFGGVAGSVEVARNDVRATTSSTSGRGSITFDVGSGQTIGGVTIEDNAIDRVLNGDGLVLATDGGGSIRDVIIRGNTIGHVAGYGIRLAASAGDAAGSAMTGSITGITIDSNAFADGAGSPILASAEVNAGFVNSLTDLVVRGNTFAFDAGLLECAVLIDLRNLGGESELSGNELTLRGVLPAADEAVSAIGVRGGRTGRIRIADNRLDGGGVARRNGSTVFVTGIEVDSHDVATGALLSSAAVDIANNTITGFEDGVAARDRVQGLFGNLPAGIHVTVVENDLSGNSLTGVRGGATGSLLDASDNWWGSFRGPTTTANPGGDGAGVGPGVRFSPWIGLYTDGGAAGQLGFHPVEVTHYAVPTRLVFTTQPSAATLFAQPFAQQPVVRAEDVDGNLGVNFDAATVPGSEVGLTLESQSGTGSLQGVNPVAAVKGVVAFQGLSISSAGVYALNASSKPDVWAEVDSVLSDPSSIGRATPTVRVADAGGTYNGAAFEAVAEVAGVDGVFSGSLEGVEPIVTYYAGLGVGGDALGVVAPTAAGTYTAVARFPGSVDYGPAGDSAVFTIARAPLTVSADGKAKVYGGADPTLTYTVLGLVPGDAASVVSGVALSTATGAEATAGTHAIRASGGTAANYVVSDVDGSLDVSRAGLTIAADSRSTKFGAAVTELTATYTGFVYDDSPASLTTPVRLSTPVTDDCPAGSYPIVASGADSPNYSVRYVDGVMTVEPYVPPANPVVRAADAYIATIYVDVLGRQPEPSGLDFWMSRTVADRSPLKVFQSLSRSPERIALVRSGQAPKIPLRVAYANALRAARQSVVRQGAVPAGPAALARWVGR; encoded by the coding sequence TTGCTCTCGACGCTCTTCGTCGACTCGGCCTTCCAGGGAATTCCCGTCGGCAGCCAGAGCCAGCCCTACAACACCATCCAGGCCGCGATCAACGCCGCCTCCGCGGGCGACGTCGTCGACGTGGCCGCCGGGATCTATCGCGAAGACGTCACCGTGAACAAGCGTCTGAGCCTGATCGGCGCGGACGCCGCCACCACGATCATCGAGGGGCCCATCGGCGGCGTCTCCGCCAACACCCTCACCGTGGCGGCCAACCAGGTCCTCGTCCGGAACTTCACGATCACCCGCGCCGGCAACAACGCGACCGACTGGAACGACCCTTCGCTGAACTCTCAGGGGCTGTACTTCAACCAGGCCCTGACGAGCGGCACGGTCGAATACTGCCGGATCACCGGCAACCGGAACGGCGTCTACCTGAACTCCGTCCAGAACATCCAGCTCCTCCACGACGTGATCGACAACAACCGGACCGGCGTCCAGATGGTCCGAAACGTCGACGGGACCGTGATCGAGGACAGCGACATTTCGTACAACTGGACCGTGGGCGTCCTGTTCAACTTCGACGGCGTGGGGACCGTCACCAGCAACGTCACCATCTCTCACGACGCGATCCACGACAACTGGTACGGCGGCGTCGTCCGCCGGTGGACGACCAGCACCGCGATCCTCAACGTCGGCGGCAACTGGCTCGGGACGACGGCCCCCGTGACCTCGAACGTGAACACCAGCGAGCCGGCGTACAACGTCCAGATCCCGGTCGAGTACGGCGGTACGGCGGTGAATCCCGGGGGCGCCCCCGACATCGTCAACGTCGACGCGAACAACCGGATCGATTACGGACCGTGGCTGGAGTCCGGCGCGAGCACGCCGGGCGTGATGGGGTTCGAGGGAGACTTCAGCTCCTTGATCGTCGGACCGGCCGTGCCGCAGTGGTCGGGATCCCCGGGGACCATCCAGGAAGGCGTCGAGGAGCTGGATCACGGGGGGGCGCTGCATCTTTCGGCTGGGACGTACACGCTCGAGGCCGACGTCGTCCTCGGCAAGTCGATCACCCTGCTGGGGCCGAACGTCGGGATTTCGCCGCGAGCCGGCGGCGCAGGCCGGGGGGCCGAAGCGATCGTCGACGGCGGGGCCACGACGTTCACCGGGTCCTCGGGCTACGGCTTCGCCCTGCAAGCCGATTTCACCTCGCTGGACGTGGAGGGGCTCACCTTCACCCACTTCGACGGGGCGCTCTTCGACGCCCCGCTCACGTCGGTCGTTTCCGTCGAGCTGAGTTCGGACGTCTTCACCGCCAACAACGGCGCCCTCTTCATCAAGTCCGACTCGAGCGTCGCGACGGCGTTCGTCGTCTCGGACGACCTGATCGCGAACCAGAGCATGACGGGCGTCGACACCGCGGTCTTCCGGCTCCACAACGTCGTGAGCGGTCAGTTCGACGATAACGAGGCGACGGCCGTTTCCGGCCGGGAACTCTTCGCCATCTACGACTCGCTGGGCGACGCGACCTTCAACGACAATGCTCTGAATATGACCGGCGGCCTCGTCGGCATCTTCGGCGGCGTCGCTGGAAGCGTCGAGGTCGCGCGGAACGACGTCCGGGCGACGACTTCGTCCACTTCGGGGAGAGGATCGATCACCTTCGACGTCGGCTCCGGCCAGACGATCGGCGGCGTCACGATCGAGGATAACGCGATCGACCGGGTCTTGAACGGGGACGGCCTCGTCCTCGCGACCGACGGTGGGGGCTCGATCCGCGACGTGATCATCCGGGGCAACACCATCGGCCACGTCGCCGGATACGGAATCCGTCTTGCGGCGAGCGCCGGGGACGCCGCCGGGAGCGCCATGACCGGTTCGATCACCGGGATTACGATCGATTCCAACGCCTTCGCCGACGGCGCGGGGAGCCCCATTCTCGCGTCCGCGGAGGTGAACGCGGGATTCGTCAACAGCCTCACCGACCTGGTCGTCCGGGGGAATACCTTCGCCTTCGACGCCGGCCTTCTCGAGTGCGCCGTCCTGATCGACCTGCGCAACCTGGGCGGGGAGAGCGAGTTGTCTGGTAACGAACTGACGCTGCGGGGCGTCTTGCCGGCCGCCGACGAAGCTGTCAGCGCCATCGGCGTGAGGGGCGGTCGGACGGGACGCATCCGGATCGCCGACAACCGCCTGGACGGCGGCGGCGTCGCGCGGAGAAATGGCTCGACCGTGTTCGTCACGGGCATCGAGGTCGACTCCCACGACGTCGCGACCGGCGCGCTCCTCTCGAGTGCGGCCGTCGACATCGCCAACAACACGATCACGGGCTTCGAGGACGGCGTCGCCGCCCGCGACCGGGTGCAGGGACTCTTCGGGAATCTCCCCGCCGGGATCCACGTCACGGTCGTCGAGAACGATCTCTCCGGCAACAGCCTTACAGGAGTGCGGGGAGGAGCGACGGGGAGCCTCCTCGACGCCAGCGACAACTGGTGGGGGAGCTTCCGTGGCCCGACGACGACCGCCAACCCGGGCGGCGACGGAGCGGGCGTCGGCCCCGGCGTGCGCTTCAGCCCCTGGATCGGCCTCTATACGGACGGCGGCGCGGCTGGACAGTTGGGGTTTCATCCCGTGGAAGTCACTCATTACGCCGTGCCGACGCGCCTGGTCTTCACGACCCAGCCGTCCGCGGCGACGTTGTTCGCCCAGCCGTTCGCCCAACAGCCGGTCGTCCGCGCCGAGGACGTCGACGGCAACCTGGGCGTCAATTTCGACGCCGCGACCGTACCGGGCTCGGAGGTCGGCCTCACCCTGGAGTCCCAATCGGGGACGGGCTCGCTCCAGGGCGTGAACCCCGTCGCCGCCGTGAAGGGCGTCGTCGCCTTCCAGGGCCTCAGCATCTCGTCTGCGGGCGTCTATGCTCTCAATGCGTCGTCGAAGCCCGACGTCTGGGCCGAGGTGGACTCGGTTCTCAGCGACCCGTCGTCCATCGGGCGCGCCACTCCCACGGTCCGGGTGGCCGACGCGGGGGGCACCTACAACGGCGCCGCCTTCGAGGCCGTCGCCGAGGTCGCCGGGGTCGACGGCGTCTTCTCGGGGAGCCTGGAGGGGGTCGAGCCGATCGTCACTTATTATGCCGGGCTCGGCGTGGGCGGCGATGCCCTGGGCGTCGTCGCGCCGACCGCCGCGGGGACGTACACGGCCGTGGCGCGGTTCCCCGGCAGCGTCGACTACGGTCCGGCGGGCGACTCGGCCGTCTTCACCATCGCCCGCGCCCCGCTGACGGTCTCGGCCGACGGCAAGGCGAAGGTTTACGGCGGAGCCGACCCGACTCTGACCTACACGGTCTTGGGCCTGGTCCCCGGCGACGCCGCCTCGGTGGTCTCGGGCGTCGCGTTGTCGACCGCGACGGGAGCCGAGGCCACGGCCGGGACGCACGCGATCCGCGCCTCCGGCGGGACCGCGGCGAACTACGTCGTGTCCGACGTCGACGGATCGCTCGACGTCTCGCGTGCAGGCCTGACGATCGCCGCCGACTCCAGGTCGACGAAATTCGGCGCGGCCGTGACCGAATTGACGGCGACGTACACCGGGTTCGTCTATGACGACTCTCCGGCGAGCCTGACCACGCCGGTCCGTCTGTCCACGCCGGTGACCGACGACTGTCCCGCGGGGAGCTACCCCATCGTCGCCTCCGGCGCGGACTCGCCAAACTACTCCGTCCGCTATGTCGACGGCGTCATGACCGTGGAGCCCTACGTTCCGCCGGCGAACCCGGTCGTCCGGGCCGCGGACGCGTACATCGCCACGATCTACGTCGACGTCCTTGGCCGGCAGCCGGAGCCGTCGGGCCTCGACTTCTGGATGAGCCGGACGGTCGCCGACCGCTCGCCCCTGAAGGTCTTCCAGTCCCTGTCGAGGTCGCCCGAACGCATCGCCCTGGTCCGTTCCGGCCAGGCTCCGAAGATTCCTCTGCGTGTGGCCTACGCCAACGCCCTGCGGGCGGCCCGTCAGTCCGTCGTCCGACAGGGTGCTGTTCCGGCCGGCCCGGCCGCTCTCGCCCGCTGGGTAGGGCGGTGA
- a CDS encoding formylmethanofuran dehydrogenase subunit A, with product MSTLRIAGGRVIDPANGVNDVVGDLWIEDGRVTAPPADPGFRADRTIDARGYVVMPGGVDVHSHIAGSKVNAARIMRPEERRGEDRVMRRWRSFRSGTIGSVPSSFTTGYLYAGLGYTTAVDAAIPPMGARHAHAEFGDVPLVDKAMLVLMGNNHLVLDAVREGDPARVERTVAWLLDSAKGYGVKAVNPGGVEQWKLGGDRIASWDDRVDQFDVSPREIVVALARAVDSLGLPHPLHFHGLNLGLPGNWAQTLEGMRALDGHRIHMAHIQFHSYGGTPDAPADFDSQVGPLADYVNAHAGITVDVGQVMFGETTSMTADGPTGHYLANLLRRKWYNHDVEQEDGCGVSPIVYQDRNFVHALQWAIGLEWFLRVEDPWRVAMSTDHPNGASFRSYPEVVALLMDKNLRDETLARLPERVRTRSGLGDLSREYSLTEVAIVTRAGPARILGLAHKGHLGPGADADVTIYAPDVDRRRMFALPRWVVKGGEVVVDDGELRSAPGGRTLYTSLDVDAATRGELSRKLAEGASFHPANFGLGLDDLAGPFAVGRRRPG from the coding sequence ATGAGTACCCTGCGGATCGCCGGCGGGCGCGTCATCGACCCGGCCAATGGCGTCAACGACGTGGTCGGAGACCTCTGGATCGAGGACGGCCGCGTCACGGCCCCGCCCGCCGACCCCGGGTTCCGCGCCGATCGGACGATCGACGCTCGGGGATACGTCGTCATGCCCGGCGGCGTCGACGTCCATTCGCACATCGCCGGCTCGAAGGTCAACGCCGCGCGGATCATGAGGCCCGAGGAGCGTCGCGGCGAGGACCGGGTCATGCGGCGGTGGCGGTCGTTCCGATCGGGGACGATCGGCAGCGTGCCCAGCTCGTTCACCACCGGCTACCTCTACGCGGGCCTGGGTTACACCACGGCCGTCGACGCGGCGATCCCGCCGATGGGGGCGCGGCACGCCCACGCCGAGTTCGGCGACGTCCCGCTCGTCGACAAGGCGATGCTCGTGCTGATGGGCAACAACCACCTGGTCCTCGACGCCGTCCGCGAGGGCGATCCCGCGCGGGTCGAGCGGACGGTCGCCTGGCTGCTGGATTCGGCGAAGGGCTACGGCGTCAAGGCGGTGAACCCCGGCGGCGTCGAGCAGTGGAAGCTGGGCGGCGACCGGATCGCGAGCTGGGACGACCGCGTGGACCAGTTCGACGTCAGCCCGCGGGAGATCGTGGTCGCGCTGGCACGGGCCGTCGATTCGCTGGGGCTTCCCCACCCCTTGCACTTCCACGGCCTGAACCTGGGCCTGCCCGGCAACTGGGCCCAAACGCTGGAGGGGATGCGGGCCCTGGACGGCCATCGCATCCACATGGCGCACATCCAGTTCCACAGCTACGGCGGCACGCCCGACGCGCCGGCGGATTTCGACTCCCAGGTTGGGCCGCTGGCGGACTACGTGAACGCCCACGCCGGCATCACGGTCGACGTCGGCCAGGTCATGTTCGGCGAGACCACGAGCATGACGGCCGACGGACCGACCGGGCACTACCTGGCGAACCTCCTGAGGCGGAAGTGGTACAACCACGACGTCGAGCAGGAGGACGGCTGCGGCGTCTCGCCGATCGTCTACCAGGACCGCAACTTCGTCCATGCGCTCCAGTGGGCGATCGGCCTGGAATGGTTTCTGCGCGTCGAGGATCCCTGGCGGGTGGCGATGTCCACCGACCACCCCAACGGCGCGTCGTTCCGGTCCTACCCCGAGGTCGTCGCGCTCCTGATGGACAAGAACCTCCGCGATGAGACGCTCGCCCGGCTCCCCGAGCGGGTGCGTACGCGGAGCGGCCTGGGGGACCTGTCGCGGGAATACTCGTTGACGGAAGTCGCGATCGTCACCCGGGCCGGTCCCGCCCGGATCCTCGGCCTGGCCCACAAGGGCCACCTGGGGCCGGGGGCCGACGCCGACGTGACGATCTACGCCCCGGACGTCGACCGCCGGCGGATGTTCGCCCTCCCTCGCTGGGTGGTGAAGGGGGGCGAGGTCGTCGTCGACGACGGCGAACTGAGGTCCGCGCCCGGCGGCCGGACGCTGTACACTTCGCTCGACGTCGACGCCGCCACGCGCGGCGAGCTGAGCCGGAAGCTGGCGGAGGGGGCGTCGTTCCACCCGGCGAACTTCGGCCTGGGGCTCGACGACCTGGCCGGGCCGTTCGCCGTCGGCCGACGTCGGCCCGGCTGA
- a CDS encoding formylmethanofuran dehydrogenase subunit B, which yields MPTGDADPTTPAGGEPPTYPGSPYTCTICGCLCDDLELTADSGRVVEARWACELARPFLVGMSTIAVDTRSPRIAGRDASAEEAVAEAARILAGSRAPLILGLRRSTNEAVRKAVALADQLGAAIEIGEAPAWARIAAMQRGGAVGATLGEVKARADVIVYWACDPVATHPRHLERYSADAMGRFASDGRAGRRVVVVDREKTATADRADLFLQVDPERELDLLLVLRALWREVALDPRRVLAATGHPLGELQELAEILQGARYGAWFVGAFAGRGPVGQAEARHQAVTALVRELGRRTRFVALGLGEAGNAHGAESVLGWQSGFAPGVDFGGGFPESLPGETSVAVRLANGEFDCTVVVGAAALDTILDHRWDEMTAPPWIFVGSPDHEAFDRATVAFPAGTAGVDAAGTFTRVDGVSLPVRAVRPSRSPDEGGWLEAVGKAVAALRTGANEPGTAVGR from the coding sequence ATGCCCACCGGCGACGCCGACCCTACGACTCCCGCCGGTGGCGAACCCCCGACGTATCCCGGCTCGCCGTACACCTGCACGATCTGCGGCTGTCTCTGCGACGACCTCGAGCTGACGGCCGATTCGGGACGGGTCGTCGAGGCCCGGTGGGCGTGCGAGCTGGCCCGACCGTTCCTCGTCGGCATGTCGACGATTGCCGTGGATACGCGATCGCCCCGGATCGCCGGCCGCGACGCGAGCGCCGAGGAGGCTGTCGCGGAGGCGGCCCGGATCCTCGCTGGGTCGCGCGCGCCCTTGATTCTCGGGCTGCGCCGATCGACCAACGAGGCCGTGCGGAAGGCCGTCGCGCTGGCGGATCAACTGGGCGCGGCGATCGAGATCGGCGAGGCGCCGGCGTGGGCCAGGATCGCGGCGATGCAGCGCGGCGGGGCGGTCGGGGCCACTCTGGGCGAGGTCAAGGCACGCGCCGACGTGATCGTCTACTGGGCCTGCGACCCGGTCGCCACGCATCCTCGGCACCTGGAACGCTACTCCGCCGACGCCATGGGCCGGTTCGCGTCCGACGGCCGCGCGGGGCGTCGGGTCGTGGTCGTCGACCGAGAGAAGACGGCGACGGCCGACCGGGCGGACCTGTTTCTTCAAGTCGATCCGGAACGCGAGCTGGACCTGCTGCTCGTGCTGCGGGCGCTGTGGCGCGAGGTCGCGCTCGATCCCAGGCGGGTTCTCGCGGCCACGGGCCATCCGCTGGGGGAGCTTCAGGAGCTTGCCGAGATCCTCCAGGGGGCTCGTTACGGGGCCTGGTTCGTCGGGGCCTTCGCCGGCCGGGGGCCGGTCGGCCAGGCTGAAGCGCGGCATCAGGCGGTCACGGCGCTCGTCCGCGAACTTGGCCGGCGCACTCGGTTCGTCGCCCTGGGGTTGGGCGAAGCGGGGAACGCCCATGGGGCCGAATCGGTGCTCGGCTGGCAGTCGGGGTTCGCGCCCGGGGTCGACTTCGGCGGTGGATTCCCAGAGTCGCTGCCGGGCGAGACCTCCGTCGCCGTCCGGCTGGCCAACGGCGAGTTCGACTGCACGGTCGTGGTCGGCGCCGCCGCACTCGACACGATCCTCGACCATCGGTGGGACGAAATGACGGCCCCCCCCTGGATCTTCGTCGGCAGCCCGGACCACGAGGCGTTCGATCGCGCCACGGTCGCGTTTCCCGCGGGAACGGCCGGGGTCGACGCGGCGGGCACGTTCACGCGGGTCGACGGCGTCTCGCTCCCCGTCCGGGCCGTCCGACCTTCGCGCTCGCCCGACGAGGGCGGCTGGCTCGAGGCCGTCGGGAAGGCCGTCGCCGCACTGCGGACGGGCGCGAACGAGCCGGGAACGGCGGTGGGGCGATGA